The genomic region CATAAATAGCggtagtaataacaattcCTTGGGAAACTTGAGCAGAGCCAACTCTTCCAAGGGCGCGATAAACCTCCATAATGCTAATAATAGTGCCAACATTAACAACATGGGTAGTAAGAACACTACAAGCAATAACGCTAGCAGTACTAACCATAAAAGTATGAACAATAGAAGCAATGATAACAGTAGTGGTAATAATGGCGGTGGTAGTAGCGGTTTTTCCGCAGGGGTAGAAAAGGCAAAGGACGTTTACGACTACGTAACACGTGAGCACCTTCAGAACTTGTTTAACCCCTTAtcggataaaaaaaatatggaaggTCAAATAATCAACTCCAAATTTAGTTATCCGCATTGCATAAATAATTTGGATGCATGCTAtcaatatattcaaaaatacaaaatgttTATcagtaattattttatggaaaaatttattgaaaataataatgaaaacaaaaaagaagtgCAGAATTATTTACTTATGTTTAACAATGCTTTGGCAAATTATGATAATCTCTTAAAGGATTatgaaaagataaatatggaaaattgtaaaacgttattaaatattttaaaaatacatttcaTAAGTCAACTAGTGATAATTGAAAACATCAATTTTGATATAACACATGAACAATATTCTTATTATCAGTTGAATGACCCATATATACagaatttaattaatagaataaaattaatctTGTATCACATATCGTTGTATTACAATCAGAGCATTTTCCACATTTCTATTAACTTGCTGGCAGAGAAGGTTAAATTCTGAGATAACTGCGAAGAGGATGCGCGTTTTgctagaaaaattaaaatgcatacatacatacatacataaatacgtacatacatacataaatacgtacatacatacataaatacgtacatacatacataaataaatacatatatacataaatacgtacatacatacatacatagatacaaaaatacgtacatacatagatacatacataaataaatacatatgtgcGTACGTACATGCCATACGTTGCACATGTAACgtgtgtataaatatatggtCTCTTCACTCCTTTTAGTGTGTACCGTTACACGAGaacatatgtgtgtgtatatccAAAATTTGTGTGCGAGTGTACTTAAACTCATGTACACCGCGCAGACGCACATATTCATGTTTGTCCATTCTCACTTGTTCAGATATGCAAGTACATTGAACGGATCATTCGAACGAAGAAATTCAGTATATACGGATGCGTGCAGATAGACAACGATATAAGAAATTTAATGCTATTTTTTACATCCCTAACaaacattaatattaaaaaggaattttCCAAACTTTTTGAAATATGCGAGTTGTTGAACGTCAGTGACATACAAGACTTTAAGGATTtttatgatgaaaataaaaataacttgAATACAAGTGAAATTGAAGGTATCATATCGCTCAGAAATGACGTATCTGAAGAGCTGTTAAAATCGATTAAATTGTACATGAATTTGAAAATGAAATAGTTTAAAACGTGAGATGCGGGTCCATTCCGCTCGTTATGCGTGCGTTTACAAGTTTGTATAAACGTGTgggtatatacatacgtttaaaagtatgcatatatatatatatgtatatgcgtgTACTGTATGTGCACATGTGTTCAGTTCTCCAATTTTGATGTATTCAAAAGGGCAATGTATGCCCAGTGGTTGagaagttatatatatataggaacATGTGTATGTGCCTCTTtctgcatatatgtacatatgtttgtatgtgcGAACCTATTGCAAAGAAAAATTAggtcatatatttaaaaaataaaataaaataaaataagtgtAAAATCAGTCAATGCAAAATTTACAACGTAAAGTAGCAGGCCTTTCTTTAAGAAAAAACACTACCAGGGACACCtgcttttatatttttttctatagcCATAATTTCTTCTATGcattatttccattttcatGGACAGTCCCTCAATTTCTGAACCtgcaaggaaaaaaaaaaaaaaaaaaaaaaaaatatgaactgTCAGAATATTTGTCCCAGCATACATGCAAAAGtgaatgtacatatatacatatataaatgtatacatgcatatatatgtacgtggATATATTTCACGACTATCTGTGTATATCCTTTTGCGCATGTACAACAATTCATAAGAAAAGCTTTTTGAAAAGATTGCAGTTTTCAACTAACCGTCATATTTATCTATTGCCTTTTGTGCGTCGCTTATATTCTCAAAAATACACACCGCTGTTCcctataaatgtacatatacatgtgcatatatattcatatacattCATACCTTTTATGTTCGCATTttgtttacatatttttacaaattattgTGCATATGAGCGTGTGCAGAAAtgtaaatggaaaaaaaaaaaagccataactgattttttttttttttttttttttttttttgtaattaaatataaatgataaaaaagacATAATTACATCTGATCTATCGGTATGGTCATAATTTATCCAAGCATTTACAACCTTGCACACGTTGCTAAATAATTCctacaaataaattaagcGGTTTTCCGATCAATCGgttatgtacatttttatagtaaAGGCTAAGGAACGGAAACAAAATGGCTGTATATGGGTAcagttatatgtatatatttcttacCACTAAATCGTTCTTTGAAATAGTATAGTCCAAGTTCGATATCATTACTCTTACTTGGCTGTTCCGTTCGTTGCCTGCTATTCTTTCATCGTAATTCTTTTAACAGGAAacagaaaatgaaaatataaagaagcGATAAAGAAGTGATAATGAAATGATAATGAAatgataatgaaataataaagaagtgaatgtataatttaatatcaatttttttataacagtTTTTAgctgatatattttttttaattttacattgtATGGTCCTCTTCCattgtttttgtttat from Plasmodium malariae genome assembly, chromosome: 11 harbors:
- the PmUG01_11047500 gene encoding RNA and export factor binding protein, putative, whose translation is MREFKRYNHDERHHRKHYNRSYGKYNNSNRNDENKTNSHYNRINKNNGRGPYNNYDERIAGNERNSQVRVMISNLDYTISKNDLVELFSNVCKVVNAWINYDHTDRSDGTAVCIFENISDAQKAIDKYDGSEIEGLSMKMEIMHRRNYGYRKKYKSRCPW